In Cognatishimia sp. WU-CL00825, one genomic interval encodes:
- a CDS encoding VacJ family lipoprotein — protein MTSLTRFLPRRHGRTAILLLGLSMIAACAANDRTVSSAEIYDPNETTNRKIHALNLKIDKVVFRPVSNGYGEIVHEDARLMVSNFADHLSLPADIVNNVLQGDLKGAGANSFRLVFNTLFGFGGIVDPSEAIHMPRRETDFGETFHVWGAGEGAYVELPLLGPSNTRDAVGTVLDFTLDPVSALLPSPEKFVGTAANVADRMGDRYELRTTIDSILYESADSYAQARILYLQNRRHELGVDSEDAYLDPYDDPYAEFE, from the coding sequence GTGACTTCGTTAACCCGATTTTTGCCGCGCCGCCATGGCCGGACTGCTATATTGTTGCTTGGCCTTAGCATGATTGCCGCCTGCGCGGCAAATGATAGAACCGTGTCTTCAGCAGAGATTTATGACCCAAATGAAACAACCAATCGCAAAATACACGCGTTAAACTTAAAAATTGATAAGGTTGTATTTCGCCCAGTGTCCAATGGCTATGGTGAAATTGTGCATGAAGATGCGCGTTTGATGGTTTCAAATTTTGCCGATCACCTGTCTTTGCCAGCAGATATCGTGAATAACGTGCTGCAAGGCGACCTAAAAGGGGCCGGTGCCAACAGTTTTCGACTGGTGTTTAACACGTTATTTGGCTTTGGAGGCATCGTTGATCCATCAGAAGCCATCCATATGCCCCGCCGCGAAACCGATTTTGGTGAAACATTTCATGTCTGGGGTGCTGGCGAGGGGGCCTATGTAGAGCTACCGCTTTTGGGGCCTTCAAATACGCGCGACGCCGTTGGCACAGTTCTGGATTTCACCCTAGACCCGGTGTCTGCATTGCTGCCTAGCCCAGAAAAGTTTGTTGGAACTGCCGCAAATGTTGCCGATCGCATGGGGGATCGCTATGAATTGCGTACAACAATTGACTCTATTTTATACGAAAGCGCCGATAGTTACGCGCAGGCACGGATTCTTTACTTGCAAAACCGTCGCCATGAGCTTGGTGTAGACAGCGAAGACGCCTATCTGGACCCCTATGATGATCCCTATGCGGAGTTTGAATAA
- a CDS encoding type I secretion system permease/ATPase — MNNDQVRTGLAELRAARRESRALYWAVAIFSAFANLLMLTGPLYMLQVYDRVLSSRSVETLIALTLLVAFLYGVMGILDFTRSRVLSRIGARFQSRLDKRVFDAVVARSSKGNDEYAQTGMADLEAIQRFISSPAPNAFFDLPWTPVFLIGISIFHPWLGYLAISGGLILVLMSFMNQSFSSGPLTQANMSTHRASILGEQLRSESEMVQSLGMQGNAFERWQVARGKSMHEQLAATDVGSGFGSLTKTFRLFLQSAMLGLGAYLSLLGHLSPGAMIAGSILLGRALAPIEMAIGQWSMIQRAQRGWWNLAHLLTAAPKDPPRTKLPVPRAKLDVQSMTIIPPGQSTASLRMVNFSIKPGQALGVIGPSGAGKSTLARAITGSWQPAGGKVRLDSAALEQYEPSDLGNYIGYLPQRVQLFEGTIAENIARLSPNPDAAKIVQAARKADAHDMILKLPDGYETPVSATTGRLSGGQIQRIGLARALYSDPVLLVLDEPNSNLDNMGAEALNKAIRHMKAAQKSVIIMAHRPAAIRECDLLLMLENGSVKAFGPRDEVLKKVVVNHNEINKSQTAGGVQ; from the coding sequence ATGAATAACGATCAAGTACGTACAGGACTGGCGGAATTACGCGCCGCACGCCGTGAAAGCCGGGCACTTTACTGGGCCGTGGCTATTTTCAGCGCATTTGCAAACCTGCTGATGCTGACTGGCCCGCTTTATATGTTGCAGGTCTATGACCGGGTGCTTAGCAGCCGATCTGTTGAAACCTTAATAGCGCTTACCCTTTTGGTGGCCTTTTTATACGGGGTTATGGGAATTCTTGATTTCACGCGATCGCGTGTGTTGTCGCGCATTGGGGCCCGGTTTCAGTCTCGCTTGGACAAACGGGTTTTTGACGCGGTTGTCGCCCGTTCCTCCAAAGGCAATGATGAATATGCCCAGACCGGCATGGCGGATCTTGAAGCCATCCAGCGGTTCATTTCTTCACCGGCACCCAATGCATTTTTTGATTTGCCTTGGACGCCGGTCTTTTTGATCGGCATCAGCATTTTCCACCCTTGGCTGGGCTATTTGGCGATTTCCGGCGGCTTGATTTTGGTTCTGATGTCATTCATGAACCAAAGCTTTTCCAGTGGCCCGTTGACTCAGGCCAACATGAGCACCCATCGCGCATCTATTCTTGGTGAACAACTGCGCTCTGAGTCGGAAATGGTGCAAAGCCTTGGTATGCAGGGCAATGCCTTTGAACGCTGGCAAGTGGCGCGTGGCAAATCTATGCACGAACAGCTTGCCGCCACGGATGTTGGCAGTGGCTTTGGCTCGCTCACAAAAACATTCCGTTTGTTCTTACAATCCGCGATGCTGGGTCTTGGGGCTTATCTTTCGCTTTTGGGCCACCTGTCGCCCGGTGCAATGATCGCTGGCTCTATCCTGCTTGGTCGGGCCTTGGCACCCATCGAGATGGCAATCGGCCAATGGTCGATGATCCAACGCGCCCAGCGTGGGTGGTGGAACCTGGCGCATCTGCTTACTGCTGCGCCCAAAGATCCGCCGCGCACCAAGCTGCCGGTGCCACGCGCCAAGCTGGATGTGCAATCCATGACCATCATCCCGCCCGGCCAATCCACCGCATCTCTGCGCATGGTGAACTTTTCAATCAAGCCAGGTCAGGCCCTGGGCGTCATCGGCCCGTCAGGCGCTGGTAAGTCAACATTGGCGCGCGCGATCACTGGTTCATGGCAGCCGGCAGGCGGCAAAGTGCGGTTGGACAGCGCTGCTTTGGAACAATACGAGCCCTCTGATTTGGGCAACTATATTGGCTATTTACCGCAACGGGTGCAGTTGTTTGAAGGCACCATTGCTGAAAACATTGCGCGTTTGTCGCCAAATCCAGATGCTGCAAAGATCGTACAGGCGGCCCGCAAGGCGGATGCTCATGATATGATCTTAAAGCTGCCTGATGGCTATGAAACACCTGTTTCTGCCACCACGGGTCGCTTGTCAGGTGGGCAGATCCAACGGATTGGCCTTGCGCGCGCTTTGTATTCCGATCCGGTATTGCTGGTGCTGGATGAACCCAACTCTAACCTGGATAATATGGGGGCCGAGGCCCTTAATAAGGCCATTCGCCATATGAAAGCGGCGCAGAAGTCGGTGATTATTATGGCGCACCGCCCCGCGGCCATTCGCGAATGTGATTTGCTCTTGATGCTGGAAAACGGCAGCGTGAAAGCCTTTGGCCCACGTGACGAAGTGCTGAAAAAAGTGGTTGTGAACCACAATGAAATTAACAAGTCTCAAACCGCTGGAGGCGTTCAGTAA
- a CDS encoding HlyD family type I secretion periplasmic adaptor subunit: MAQQKSISPRTFLVLGFLALLALVGGFGSWAAFTQISGAIIASGRIEVDRNRQVVQHLDGGIVAKIHVDEGDTVAAGDVLVSLDETIIISDITILEGQLFEFMARRGRLEAERDNLTSISFPAELLQVAQSNADIQDLMTGQTRLFHARQNSVSREEEQLGKRKTQIGDQVRGVEAQKAALERQLQLLGEELEGQKSLLERGLAQAGKVLTLQREEARLLGRIGEMEASRAQALGRMTEIDLQILKNETIRREEAIEDLRDIQFRELEILEQRNALRSQLDRLDIRAPVSGIVYGMTVYAEKSVIRAAEPLLYLVPQDRPLVIAAQVAPIHIEQVHVGQDVTLRFSTFDQRKTPELFGKISQVSADIFVEEGTGLSYYRAEVLMNDGELEKLPDNLVLIPGMPVESFLKTDDRTPLAYLVKPFTDYLTKAFRES; the protein is encoded by the coding sequence ATGGCTCAGCAAAAATCGATCTCTCCACGTACGTTTTTGGTGTTGGGCTTTCTGGCGTTGCTTGCCCTGGTGGGCGGGTTTGGCAGTTGGGCGGCATTCACCCAGATTTCTGGTGCGATTATTGCCTCTGGCCGAATCGAAGTTGACCGCAATCGGCAAGTTGTTCAGCATTTGGATGGGGGCATCGTTGCCAAGATCCACGTTGACGAAGGTGACACTGTGGCCGCGGGTGACGTGCTTGTCAGTTTGGATGAAACCATCATCATCTCTGACATTACAATCCTCGAAGGTCAGCTTTTTGAATTCATGGCACGTCGCGGCCGACTAGAAGCAGAACGCGACAATCTGACAAGCATTTCATTCCCGGCAGAGCTTTTGCAGGTGGCCCAAAGCAATGCTGATATTCAGGATTTGATGACCGGGCAAACGCGGTTGTTTCATGCACGTCAAAACTCTGTGTCGCGCGAAGAGGAACAGCTTGGTAAGCGCAAAACACAAATCGGTGATCAGGTACGCGGCGTAGAAGCGCAGAAAGCCGCGCTGGAACGTCAGCTTCAGTTGCTTGGTGAAGAGCTGGAAGGACAGAAATCCTTGCTGGAACGAGGTTTGGCTCAGGCTGGCAAAGTGCTGACTTTGCAACGTGAAGAAGCACGGCTTTTAGGCCGCATCGGTGAAATGGAAGCCTCACGCGCGCAAGCCTTGGGACGCATGACTGAAATTGACCTCCAGATTCTGAAAAATGAAACCATACGTCGTGAAGAAGCCATCGAAGACTTGCGTGACATTCAATTCAGAGAGCTGGAAATTCTAGAACAACGCAATGCGCTGCGCTCCCAATTGGATCGATTGGATATCCGCGCACCTGTATCGGGAATTGTTTATGGCATGACGGTTTATGCCGAAAAATCCGTTATACGCGCGGCTGAACCGCTGCTTTATTTGGTGCCCCAAGATCGTCCCTTGGTCATCGCAGCCCAGGTTGCACCGATACACATCGAGCAGGTTCATGTTGGCCAGGATGTTACACTCAGATTCTCGACCTTTGATCAGCGCAAAACCCCAGAATTGTTTGGTAAGATCAGTCAGGTTTCCGCTGATATTTTTGTCGAAGAAGGCACAGGCCTTAGTTATTATCGCGCCGAAGTCCTGATGAATGACGGAGAGCTGGAAAAGCTTCCAGACAATCTGGTTTTGATCCCCGGCATGCCGGTGGAATCCTTCCTGAAAACCGACGACCGCACGCCTTTGGCCTATCTGGTGAAACCCTTCACCGATTACCTCACCAAGGCCTTCCGCGAAAGTTAG
- a CDS encoding RidA family protein encodes MSGFEAKLAEMGVTLPDAPAPAANYVPYVLAGDMLHVSGQIASGPDGLITGKLGTDIDVEAGAAAAQTCAIALLAQVKAACGGDLDRLVRVVKLTAFVNSTADFTEQPKVVNGASDFLAEALGDAGRHARSAVSAASLPFGVAVEIDGIFQIK; translated from the coding sequence ATGAGCGGATTCGAAGCAAAGCTTGCGGAAATGGGCGTCACATTGCCCGATGCCCCAGCACCTGCGGCAAACTATGTGCCCTATGTTTTGGCGGGCGACATGCTGCATGTGTCCGGACAAATTGCGTCAGGCCCTGATGGGCTGATCACCGGCAAACTTGGCACCGATATCGATGTCGAGGCCGGTGCCGCAGCGGCGCAAACCTGTGCCATCGCACTATTGGCGCAGGTCAAAGCCGCATGTGGTGGTGACCTAGACCGTTTGGTGCGTGTGGTGAAGCTCACCGCATTTGTGAATTCCACTGCAGATTTCACCGAACAGCCCAAAGTGGTCAATGGGGCATCTGATTTCTTGGCCGAAGCATTGGGAGACGCGGGGCGTCACGCGCGCTCTGCAGTGTCAGCGGCGTCGCTGCCGTTTGGAGTTGCCGTGGAAATCGACGGGATCTTCCAAATTAAATGA
- a CDS encoding glycerophosphodiester phosphodiesterase family protein, with the protein MTPLDPSFLKIPLAHRALHDVAGGRPENSRAAIRAAIQAGYGIEIDLQMSKDAQAMVFHDYDLSRLARADGLVANRSAAELAEISLIGTDEGIPNLQEILDLVAGQVPLLIELKDQDGHLGRNIGPLETATAMLLEAYQGPVAVMSFNPHSVAKMAALCPQVTRGLVTGAFAHTDWSSVAPKTCDHLRNIPDYERVQASFISHQVQDLSRERVAELKSNGADILCWTVTSAEIEAEARKIAQNITFEQYLPKLPVHPA; encoded by the coding sequence ATGACCCCGCTTGACCCAAGTTTTCTAAAGATACCTTTGGCCCACCGTGCCTTACACGATGTGGCTGGTGGGCGTCCCGAAAACAGCCGCGCGGCGATCCGCGCGGCAATACAGGCCGGCTATGGCATCGAAATCGATCTGCAAATGTCAAAAGACGCGCAGGCGATGGTGTTTCACGATTATGACCTGTCTCGCCTTGCGCGGGCCGATGGGCTGGTGGCAAACCGCAGCGCCGCCGAGCTGGCAGAGATTTCTCTGATTGGCACAGATGAAGGCATTCCAAACCTGCAAGAGATTCTGGACCTTGTGGCCGGACAAGTGCCGCTGTTGATCGAACTCAAGGATCAAGACGGGCACCTTGGCCGCAATATCGGGCCGCTTGAAACCGCCACTGCGATGCTGCTTGAAGCCTACCAGGGGCCAGTTGCGGTGATGTCATTTAATCCACATTCCGTCGCCAAAATGGCCGCGCTGTGCCCGCAAGTGACACGTGGCCTCGTGACCGGTGCATTCGCGCATACGGATTGGTCTTCAGTTGCGCCAAAAACCTGTGATCATCTGCGCAACATCCCAGATTACGAGCGCGTACAGGCAAGTTTCATCAGCCACCAAGTTCAGGATCTAAGCCGCGAGAGGGTGGCGGAGCTCAAATCCAATGGTGCCGATATCCTGTGTTGGACCGTGACCTCAGCTGAAATTGAGGCAGAGGCTCGTAAAATCGCGCAAAACATTACGTTTGAACAGTATTTGCCGAAATTGCCGGTGCATCCTGCTTGA
- a CDS encoding GNAT family N-acetyltransferase: MTETAIEIQIHESLSTLQAADWDACAAPECRDGGRANDPFTSHRFLAALEDSGSVGPGTGWQPQYVTAHAAGDMIAAAPLYAKGHSQGEYVFDHNWAHAYENAGGRYYPKLQLAVPFTPVSGRRFLTKPGHEDIGQAALLQGAIQIAQKNQLSSFHTTFCTSAEVKIGQTMGLLHRTGQQFHWLNDTYPDFAGFLASLSARKRKNIRKERARAQGFGGQIRTYSGDQIQPHHWDAIWAFYQDTGSRKWGTPYLTRAFFEIAHDQLRDDILLIMAEDDGSPVAGALNVIGRDTLYGRYWGCLQDHPCLHFEICYYQAIEWAINHGLLRVEAGAQGEHKLARGYLPVTTHSLHWMADQGFSDAVAQYLVAEREAVAEEIEILTSYGPFRTDKQEDHE, from the coding sequence ATGACCGAAACCGCCATTGAAATTCAAATACATGAGTCACTTTCCACACTGCAGGCCGCAGATTGGGATGCCTGCGCCGCCCCTGAATGTCGCGATGGTGGGCGCGCCAATGATCCCTTTACCTCCCATCGCTTTCTGGCCGCTCTGGAAGACAGTGGTTCAGTCGGGCCGGGCACTGGATGGCAACCGCAATACGTGACCGCACATGCCGCCGGTGATATGATTGCTGCGGCACCGCTCTATGCCAAAGGGCATAGCCAAGGCGAATATGTGTTTGATCACAATTGGGCGCATGCCTATGAAAACGCGGGTGGGCGCTACTACCCAAAATTACAGTTGGCAGTGCCCTTTACACCGGTCAGCGGCCGGCGGTTTCTGACCAAACCCGGCCACGAAGACATTGGTCAAGCCGCCCTATTGCAGGGGGCCATACAGATCGCCCAGAAGAACCAGCTCAGTTCGTTTCACACCACATTTTGCACCTCTGCCGAGGTCAAAATCGGCCAAACCATGGGCCTGTTGCACCGCACGGGGCAGCAATTTCACTGGCTCAATGACACCTACCCGGATTTTGCGGGATTTCTAGCCAGCCTCAGCGCGCGCAAACGCAAGAACATTCGTAAAGAACGCGCCCGTGCGCAGGGTTTTGGTGGCCAAATTCGCACCTATTCCGGGGATCAAATTCAACCGCATCACTGGGATGCCATCTGGGCGTTTTATCAGGACACGGGCAGTCGCAAATGGGGCACGCCCTATCTGACGCGTGCTTTCTTTGAGATCGCGCATGACCAGCTGCGCGACGACATCTTGTTGATCATGGCCGAAGATGATGGATCGCCCGTTGCCGGGGCGCTGAATGTGATTGGCCGCGACACGCTTTACGGCCGCTACTGGGGCTGTTTACAAGATCACCCCTGCCTGCATTTCGAAATATGCTATTATCAGGCCATAGAGTGGGCCATCAACCATGGTTTGCTGCGGGTCGAGGCCGGAGCGCAGGGCGAACACAAGCTTGCGCGGGGCTATTTGCCAGTCACAACTCATTCGTTGCATTGGATGGCGGATCAGGGGTTTTCGGACGCCGTGGCGCAGTATTTGGTGGCCGAACGCGAAGCCGTTGCGGAAGAGATCGAGATCCTGACCTCTTACGGACCTTTTCGCACCGATAAGCAGGAGGATCACGAATGA
- a CDS encoding 4a-hydroxytetrahydrobiopterin dehydratase translates to MTEKLSDAARDAILGPLYDTGWVMMTERDALKKSYKFSSFVEAFGWMTRVALWAEKWNHHPEWFNVYNRIDVVLTTHDVDGLSALDVKLARKMDSLA, encoded by the coding sequence ATGACCGAGAAACTCAGCGATGCCGCCAGAGATGCCATATTGGGCCCGCTTTATGACACGGGTTGGGTCATGATGACGGAACGCGATGCGCTTAAGAAATCCTATAAATTTTCGTCATTTGTCGAGGCCTTCGGCTGGATGACACGGGTGGCACTGTGGGCCGAAAAATGGAACCACCACCCAGAATGGTTTAATGTTTACAATCGTATAGATGTGGTTTTGACGACCCACGATGTGGACGGACTCTCTGCATTAGATGTCAAATTGGCCCGCAAAATGGACAGCTTGGCCTAG
- a CDS encoding peroxiredoxin: MTISIGASLPEATLSKMGAEGPETVSLSSLTSGRKVVLFGLPGAFTGTCSTAHVPSFMRSAEALKAKGVDDIICVAVNDPFVMAAWEKDTGAGAAGITMLADASSELTKAIGMDFSVPPIGFQDRSKRYALLAEDGKVKVLNLDEEAGVCNLSSGETMLEAV; encoded by the coding sequence ATGACAATTTCTATTGGGGCATCCCTTCCAGAGGCAACGTTATCTAAAATGGGCGCTGAAGGCCCGGAAACCGTATCGTTGTCCAGCCTGACCAGTGGCCGCAAGGTTGTGCTGTTTGGCTTGCCCGGGGCCTTCACCGGCACATGCTCTACTGCGCATGTGCCCAGCTTTATGCGCTCTGCCGAGGCGCTGAAGGCAAAGGGTGTTGATGACATTATTTGTGTGGCGGTTAACGACCCATTTGTAATGGCGGCATGGGAAAAAGACACAGGGGCCGGCGCGGCCGGGATCACAATGTTGGCGGACGCCAGCAGCGAGTTGACCAAAGCCATTGGCATGGATTTCAGTGTACCGCCAATTGGATTTCAGGACCGATCTAAGCGCTATGCGTTGTTGGCAGAGGACGGCAAAGTCAAGGTTTTGAACCTGGATGAAGAGGCAGGCGTTTGCAACCTGTCATCGGGTGAAACAATGTTGGAAGCTGTCTAA
- a CDS encoding FAD-dependent oxidoreductase, which translates to MSHILVIGAGQAGSSLVVKLRNSGFDGDITLIGAETAPPYQRPPLSKKYLLGEMDLERLYLRPENFYAEQNITLRLGTAVSAIDPDAQTVALGQETLSYDELVLTTGSAPRRLPASIGGALNGVFTVRDLADVDAMSPYFQPGKRLLIVGGGYIGLEAAAVATKKGLDVTLVEMSERILQRVAAPETSDYFRALHSAQGVTIREGTGLSRLTGDTHVTGAELSDGSALETDFVIVGVGITPETKLAEKAGVVLDNGIKTDAQGRTNKPHIWAAGDCASFPYRGKRIRLESVPNAIDQAEVVAENLLGAAKDYVAKPWFWSDQYDVKLQIAGLNTGYDQVVIRAGTAASTSFWYYKGTNLLAVDAMNAPRDYMVGKRLIEAGKSPDPEALTNPETDMKALLKA; encoded by the coding sequence ATGAGCCACATTCTTGTTATCGGCGCGGGTCAAGCCGGGTCTTCATTGGTCGTTAAGCTGCGCAACAGTGGATTTGACGGTGACATCACGCTGATCGGGGCCGAAACCGCGCCACCTTACCAGCGCCCACCGTTGTCCAAGAAATACCTTCTGGGGGAAATGGACCTCGAGCGGCTTTATCTGCGGCCAGAAAATTTTTATGCCGAACAAAATATCACCCTGCGCCTTGGAACGGCTGTTTCCGCGATTGATCCTGACGCGCAAACCGTAGCGCTGGGCCAAGAGACATTGTCCTATGACGAATTGGTGCTGACCACCGGGTCCGCGCCTCGGCGACTGCCCGCATCAATTGGCGGCGCGCTCAACGGTGTATTCACAGTACGCGATCTGGCAGATGTCGACGCGATGAGCCCCTATTTTCAACCCGGAAAACGCTTGTTGATCGTCGGGGGGGGGTATATCGGCCTAGAAGCCGCCGCGGTTGCCACGAAAAAAGGCTTGGACGTGACATTGGTCGAGATGTCAGAGCGGATCCTGCAACGGGTGGCCGCGCCGGAAACCTCGGATTATTTTCGCGCATTGCACAGCGCACAGGGTGTGACGATCCGCGAGGGCACTGGCTTGTCTCGTCTGACCGGCGACACCCATGTTACCGGGGCCGAATTGTCCGACGGTTCCGCGCTCGAAACCGACTTTGTGATCGTCGGCGTGGGCATTACCCCAGAAACGAAATTGGCCGAGAAAGCGGGCGTTGTTTTGGATAATGGCATCAAGACCGATGCACAGGGTCGCACAAATAAACCGCATATCTGGGCGGCCGGTGATTGCGCGTCTTTTCCGTATCGTGGCAAGCGCATCCGGCTGGAAAGTGTGCCAAATGCCATTGACCAAGCCGAGGTTGTGGCCGAAAACCTTCTTGGTGCGGCCAAAGATTATGTGGCCAAGCCTTGGTTCTGGTCAGATCAATACGATGTAAAACTACAGATCGCGGGCCTAAACACCGGCTATGACCAGGTGGTGATCCGCGCAGGCACCGCGGCGTCAACGTCATTCTGGTACTACAAAGGCACCAATTTGCTGGCCGTTGATGCCATGAATGCGCCACGTGATTACATGGTCGGTAAACGCTTGATCGAAGCAGGTAAATCGCCAGATCCTGAGGCGTTGACCAACCCTGAGACCGATATGAAGGCTCTGTTGAAAGCATGA
- the rsmD gene encoding 16S rRNA (guanine(966)-N(2))-methyltransferase RsmD yields MRIIAGDFRGKALASVGKGDAGAHLRPTTDRVRESLFNVLMGGKFGDPISDARVLDLFAGTGALGLEALSRGAAHVCLVDDGRKSQSLIRQNIQITGAKSQCTTIARDATRLPRNTDAPYDLVFLDPPYGKNLGTKALLAAQNGGWIAPGALVVFEENAPQIAPDGFTLLDQRKYGDTHVTFLAADQS; encoded by the coding sequence ATGAGGATTATTGCTGGCGATTTTCGCGGAAAAGCTTTGGCATCTGTGGGCAAAGGTGATGCTGGCGCGCATCTGCGCCCGACAACGGACCGGGTGCGCGAAAGCCTGTTCAATGTCCTGATGGGCGGCAAGTTTGGCGACCCGATCAGCGACGCCAGGGTGCTTGATCTATTTGCGGGCACGGGCGCGCTGGGCCTTGAAGCCCTGTCGCGCGGTGCGGCGCATGTCTGTCTGGTCGATGACGGGCGCAAATCGCAAAGCCTGATCCGGCAAAACATCCAGATCACCGGCGCGAAATCACAGTGCACAACCATCGCCCGTGACGCCACGCGCCTGCCACGCAACACAGACGCGCCCTATGATCTTGTTTTTCTTGATCCACCCTATGGTAAAAACCTAGGCACCAAAGCCTTGTTGGCGGCCCAGAATGGTGGCTGGATTGCGCCGGGGGCTTTGGTGGTTTTTGAAGAAAACGCACCGCAGATTGCCCCAGATGGGTTCACCCTGCTGGATCAACGCAAATACGGCGACACTCATGTGACTTTTCTAGCAGCCGACCAGTCTTAG
- a CDS encoding DUF2189 domain-containing protein yields MVQTIGNPLSWGAKALGGAGKTASEVATHLGSQPDAVPHAQTLHMSDIRAALALGWKDVMRFRSDVLALVIVYPMIGFALAFLAFEQALLPMLFPLAAGFALLGPVASIGMYEISRQNEETGQASWGSAIKALRSRVVGPVMVLGMFLLVWFMLWMAAAFAVYSVTLGPAMPESTASFVTAVLTTSSGWSMIAMGMAIGAVFAAVVLVVAAISFPMLIDRPVGLPIAVVTSVSVARTNPVVIISWGICVAVLLALATLPLFLGLVLVLPWLGHATWHLYRRAVRFS; encoded by the coding sequence ATGGTTCAAACGATTGGAAATCCACTGTCTTGGGGCGCAAAGGCTCTTGGGGGTGCGGGAAAGACTGCCAGCGAAGTGGCCACGCATCTGGGCAGTCAGCCCGATGCAGTTCCCCATGCACAAACTCTGCATATGTCAGATATCCGCGCCGCCCTCGCATTGGGATGGAAAGACGTGATGCGTTTTCGCAGTGATGTGTTGGCGCTGGTGATTGTCTATCCGATGATCGGATTTGCTCTGGCCTTTTTGGCCTTCGAGCAGGCCCTGTTGCCAATGCTCTTTCCTCTGGCGGCTGGGTTTGCGCTTTTGGGGCCGGTTGCCTCGATTGGCATGTATGAAATCAGCCGTCAAAACGAAGAAACAGGTCAGGCCAGTTGGGGCTCTGCCATCAAGGCCCTGCGCAGTCGGGTCGTGGGACCAGTCATGGTGCTGGGCATGTTTCTTTTGGTCTGGTTCATGCTGTGGATGGCGGCGGCCTTTGCGGTCTATTCTGTCACGCTTGGCCCCGCGATGCCTGAAAGCACTGCCAGCTTTGTGACCGCCGTACTCACCACATCTTCTGGGTGGTCAATGATTGCGATGGGCATGGCGATAGGCGCGGTGTTTGCTGCGGTGGTGCTGGTCGTTGCCGCCATCAGCTTTCCAATGTTGATTGATCGCCCGGTGGGCCTTCCCATTGCGGTGGTCACCTCTGTCAGCGTCGCGCGCACCAATCCTGTGGTGATCATCAGCTGGGGCATCTGCGTCGCCGTGCTCTTGGCTTTGGCAACGCTGCCGCTGTTCTTGGGGTTGGTATTGGTCTTGCCCTGGCTCGGGCATGCGACCTGGCATTTATATCGCCGCGCGGTGCGTTTTAGCTAG
- the map gene encoding type I methionyl aminopeptidase: MIGKASQTRDGIRLYQDADFEGMRKAGAVTARILDEIAEHVFPGQTTAEIDRIITAKVTEYGTTSATIGYKGYEHASCISVNHVVCHGIPGDKKLKDGDILNIDVTVILDGWFGDSSRMYVAGKLSRKSERLIQVTHDALMKGIEAVKPGNTFGDIGHAIQTYAESHRMSIVRDFCGHGLGQVFHAPPNVLHYGRPGTGPTLEEGMFFTIEPMVNLGRPETKVLADDWTAVTRDKSLSAQFEHSIGVTGSGYDIFTLSPTGKFHPTYA, from the coding sequence ATGATTGGCAAAGCAAGCCAAACCCGGGACGGGATCAGACTTTATCAGGATGCCGATTTTGAGGGCATGCGCAAAGCTGGCGCGGTAACAGCGCGCATTCTTGATGAAATCGCTGAACATGTATTCCCCGGCCAGACCACGGCCGAAATTGACCGGATCATCACCGCAAAAGTCACCGAATATGGCACGACCTCGGCCACTATTGGCTATAAGGGTTATGAACACGCCAGCTGTATTTCGGTAAACCATGTGGTGTGCCACGGCATTCCAGGCGACAAAAAGCTGAAAGACGGCGATATTTTGAACATCGATGTGACGGTGATTTTAGATGGTTGGTTTGGCGATTCCAGCCGCATGTATGTGGCCGGAAAGCTGTCGCGCAAATCGGAACGATTGATTCAAGTGACCCACGATGCGCTGATGAAGGGCATCGAGGCGGTTAAACCGGGCAATACCTTTGGCGATATTGGCCATGCGATTCAGACCTATGCCGAAAGCCACCGCATGAGCATTGTGCGTGATTTTTGTGGCCATGGGTTGGGGCAGGTGTTTCACGCGCCGCCCAATGTTTTGCACTATGGGCGTCCGGGCACCGGGCCTACCCTTGAAGAAGGCATGTTCTTTACCATCGAGCCGATGGTCAATCTGGGGCGGCCTGAAACCAAGGTTTTGGCGGATGATTGGACAGCGGTTACGCGAGACAAATCGCTGTCGGCGCAATTTGAGCACTCGATTGGTGTGACGGGTTCTGGGTATGATATCTTTACCCTGTCGCCAACCGGGAAATTCCACCCCACCTATGCTTAA